GAGAGAGTGAGGAGATTAATTGATGGATTCACTTATACTATCATGTTACAGATGGACAAGGAGACCGGTAGTGATATTTCTTTCCAAACAACAATAGATATTGCAAGATGGATCGAGCGGGGTTCGTACTTAGGAGAGGAAGCTGGTATCCGATAAGAGGCCTTATCATTCTGGTAGTTTTAGTGGCACCTCAACTGGAGACAGGGGTTCTTTTGGTAGAGTCCACCCTCCCAGACCATTTTAGTCAGCGCTTAAGTCATCCCACAGTGTTTTAAAGAGTCATGGTCCTTATGTGTCTTATCCTGAGCAGTTAGCCAACAGTGctccaccagctcctattagtgcaccttcGATCTAGAGTTATCAGGGTGGTTACCCAGGTTGACCGGGCCAGTTCCACGATCAACAGTTATAGTAGTTGTGGGCTTGTTATACTTAtggttctcgtgccatgatccTGGTACTGGTTGCTCCACTGCTCGCTTAGCCAGCTAGAGTCAAGTATCAGGCAGCCAGAGGTAGAGAACAGGATGTTAGAGGTGGATTTCAAGCCATTAGAGGTGGAGTCCAGCCAGTTagaggccatcctagagatgcGATTCAGAGTGGTGGGTCCTAGgaccgatgttatgctttcccagctagACTTGAGGTCGAGTCATCTAACGTCTTAATCATAGGTATTGTTCTACTTTGCCATAGATCGAGcctacgtgtcatcctattttgcttcatatctagttgtgcctcgtgattatttgagtgctcttgtatataTGTCCATGCTTGTGggggattctattattgtagattgcTTTTATTGCTCGTGTGTGATTACTATTGTGAGTCTTGAGACTAGCATAGGTCTTCTAGTTCTTGATATAGTAGATTTCAatgttatcttgggtatggattggctatcaCCTTATGCTATATTGGACCGCCACGCCATTATGGTGACCCTAGACCTGTCAGatttgcctcgattagagtggagagggactcttagCCACTCTACCAGCAATTTATTTCTTATGttaaggctcgacgtatggtcgagaaggaaTTCCTAACTTATTTGGCCTATGTCTGTGATTCTAGAGCgaaggttccttccatggattcagtaccagtTGTTTGGGAGTTTTCAGAGGTATTTCTTGCAGATCAATCGGGGATTCCACCTGACAACGATATatacttctgtattgatttggatCCAGGCACTCAAGCCATTTCTAttcaccatatcgtatggccctatCGGAATTGAAGGAGCGGTTGCAAGATTTGCTTAATAAGGGATTCATAGACCTAGTGTCTTGTCCTAGGGAGCACCCATGTTTTtcatgaagaagaaagatggatcgatgaggatgtgtatagactatcagtagttgaacaaggtcactatTAAGAAAAAGTATCCATTGCcgggaatttatttatttgatcagcttcaagatgccaaggtgttttcaaagatttatttgaggtctggctaccatcagttgaagattagggcatctgatgtccctaagacggcTTTTCAGACttgatatgggcattatgagttcctagtgatgtaatttaggttgacaaatgccctagcatcattcatggatttaatgaaccgtGTGTTTAGGGCCTATTTGGATTCTTTTTTGATTATATTCATTGATgttatcttgatctactcccccagtcgagaggagcatgagcagcattttCGAATTGTACTTTAGACTTTGACGGATAGccagttatatgccaagttttaaAAGTGAGAGTTCTGGTTAGACTCAGTCGCCTTTTTAGGGAACATTGTATTAGCATAGGACATTAAGCTAGATCCTAAGAaaattgaggcagttcagaactggCTTAGACCTAcgtcagctatagagatccagagtttcctGGTTTGGGCTGGTTATTGTCTTCAGTTCATGGAaagattttcatctatagcagccctatTGACCAGATTGatccagaagggtgccccattcagatggtcggatgagtgtgactTGAGCTTCAGAATCTCAAGACTTCTTTGACTACTATGcaagtgttggtgttgcccataggttcaggatcttatatggtgtattgtgatgcatctcatattgggttCGGTGCAGTATTGATGTAGGAAGGTAGGGTGATTGCATATGCATCGTgatagttgaaggttcatgagaagaattaccatgttcatgacttagagttggcagtcattgttcatgcactgaagatttggaggcgcTATCTTTACAACAtgtcatgtgaggtattcacggatcatcaaagtctacagtatttgttcaagcaaaaggatctcaacttgaggcagaggaggtgattggagctgttgaaagactatgatattactattttgtttcaTCACGGGAAGGacaatgtggtgaccgatgcctCAAGTAGAAAGGGTGTGAGTATGGGTATCCTTGTGTACATTCCAGTTGGTGAGAGGCCGCTTACTgcagatgttcaggctttggctaataagttcgtgaggttagatgttttggagcccagtcgtgttctagcttgcacattCGCTTggcctttctcatatgagcgcatcagagagcgttagtatgatgatccctatttgcttatccttaaggacatGGTGCGGCACGGTGGTACCAGGCAGGTTACGGTTTGatatgatggggttttgaggatgtagggtcatatttgtgtgcccaatatggatggacttcgtgagttgattcttgaggaggcccatagttctcagtattctattcatcctgGTGCTGccaagatgtattaggacttgtggcAGCATTAATTATGTAGGAGGAtgagaaggatatagttgcatatgtagctcggtgtctaaattatCAGCAAgctaagtacgagcattagaggcctggtggtttgctttagaggctagagattcctgagtggaaaaaGTGGGGGCATATCACtattgattttgttgttggactcccatggactcagagaaagttcgatgtggtatgggtcattgtggataggttgaacaagtcggcacatttcattccaatggcagttacctattctttagagcggttagcCTAGATCTACATCCACGAGATCATCCGTCTTCGTTGTGTGCCCCtgtctatcatttttgatcgAGGTACGCAATTCACCTCACACTTCTGGAGAGCTATATAGCGTGAGCTAGGCATGAATGTTGAGTCGAGTACATCATTTCATATTCAGACAGTAtgaacgcactattcagatattgaaggGCATGCTCTGTGCTTGTGTTATGGATTTCTGGGGTTCTTAGGATCAGTTGTTGCCGCTTGcggagtttacctacaacaatagctatcagtcgagcattcagatggctccttatgaggcattatacGGGAGGCAATGCCTTTTGCCAGTTGAATGTTTCGAGCTGggggaggctcgattgttgggtacatatattgtacaggatgccttggataaggtcaagattactCATAACCAACTTTGCACCGTTCAATCtatgcaaaagagttatgccgatcgtagAGTTCGTGATGCTGCATTCACGGTTGGAGAGAGTGTATTTCTCTggatttcacccatgaagggtgtaatgaggttcggaaagaagagcaagttgagccctaggtatatcagaccctttgagattcttgaaagagtgggtgaggtggcttacagGCTCGCGTTGCCACCTAGTTTATTAGCAGTTCATCtggtgtttcatgtgtctatgctccagaagtatcacaTTGATCTTTCAtatgtgttagattttagctcggtccaattggacaaggatatgatttatgaggaggagtcagtggctattctagcccggcAGGTCCGATAGTTGAGGTCTAGGAGTTATCCTTCAATTCGAGTGCAGTGGAGGGGTTAGCCGATTGAGGCAGCAATGCGGGAGTCCGAGCAGAGTAGATATCCACAACTTTTCACCAGTccaagtacttttctatgtccgtttgaggacgaacgtttgttttagaaaTGGAGAATTTGATGACCCGATGGGAGATTTTCAAATTTAACCTTCATTTCTACGTTCCGAGACCTCGATTAGTTTTGTTTATCCTTACTCGATTTTCATGCGCAACCCGTATATGAGAAATCGTGCTTTAAAACTCATTTaaattgacttcgatcaatatttttagcaaacggatcTGGATTAGTGTTTTGACGGTCCCTGTGGGTCCGTATTGTaatttgggacttgggtgtatgctcggaatcgaatttgGAATCCCCTAGCTTGATTTATCTCCATTTATTAAAAACTATAAGCTTAAAGGTTTAAAGAAAATTTAAGTTTGGCCGTATTTGACTTTATTGCTATCGGATTCAAATTTTGTTTTCGGAACTTGGTATAAGTTTATTACAGTATTTATGACTTTTTTACAAAATTTGGTGTAaagtggagtttatttgacgtaaTTCGGATGTCCATTTGAGAAATTGCATTGTCCTGAGTTTCTTttaaatttcatttgttttagtgtctgattcatagttctaggtgttattttggtattttgatcgcCCGACCGAGTTCGTATGAGCATaatacacttgtgtgcatgtttggtttggcacccgaggggcttgggtgagtttcgaataaGCTACAAAGTGGCTTTGGACTTAGGTAAATAGGTGGTGCAATTTTTGTTTCTGGTGCTGGGCTgtagatctcgcatttgcgatcacttcatcgcatttgcgagcatgaGCTGGAGACTGGGTGTGAGGTTTCTGTTGCATTTGCGATAGTGTCTAGTTCGCATGTGCGATCAAATAATTAGCACTTGTGATGGGGTGCTGGGGGAAGCTTGTTCGCATTTACGATCATTTTGGTTGCAATTGCAGTAAGTCccagtttgcatttgcgaacaaaactATCGCATTTGTAGGTTTTGTAATTGTGAACCCCGGGTCACATCTACGACATCTGCGCCTAGACAAAAGTTGAGAAAAAAAGGAATTTGGTCATTTCATTCAAACTCTCATTCCTAAacaccctagaggcgattttcccaagAGATTTTTTCCTAATTTCTTTGGTAAGTAACTTCAACCTATTTCttttcaattactcattacattTGATAAGTTTTCAACAttaaatctagggttttcatggtgaaaattGGTAATTTGGGTAGAATTCGGGATTTTTGTAAATTTGGAATTTAGCCCTCGTATTGAGGTTAGATTTCGAAACAAACTAAATAAccaggctcgggggtgaatgggtaatcgggttttgaccaagcaagccaagggttgacttttgttgaattTTTCAATAATGATCTAAGTTGAACCTCTTTCATtcatgggtagttcctaaggcttatttttAATCGTTTGGttaataatttgctagatttagttggtttggaggcttgttcgaaaggcAAGACCATGGTTGAACTTCGAGTCGATTGCGGAGCGAGGTAGGTGTCATTGTTAACCTTGCTTGAGGGATTATTACTTGTTTGCCTATTTATTACGTGATTAACTTGTGGttacaacgtatatgtgaggtaaCGAGCATTTATGCGTTGTTGTTAGGGTAAAGCATGCGGGTGGAACTTGTTGCTTTTAAATATTGATATTCATGCTTCAGTTAGATTATTACTTATTGGATCATTTCTTCTGtaattattgtttaattaataATGGTTGACTATTTGGAAGTTGAGGTTTGTTATTTTGGCATCAAGTTTGACGTAAAGCACATTCACTGCGCTATTTATCTCGTGAATCTATATTATTTTTCCTACATGGTAAGGgaaagtgttaaagcacgaaggatgataccGTGCCATTGCATTATTTCATCTATTTATTAATACATAGTGAGGAAGAgaattaaagcacgaagggtgatgttgtgatGTCTATATCATTTATTCATTGTTGTATAgtgagattgagagtaaaagcacgaaaagTGATGTTGTGCCATCTATATCAATTAATCATTATTACATGGGCAAGtcaagagtaaaagcacaaaggttgatGTTGTGTCATCATTTCATGgtaaggttgagagtaaaagcacgaagggtaatgtagCGCCATATTTATACCATATATGTACCCGTCTTTATTGCTTGATGATTTATTTGGTTGTCTTGTAATGTCATACCTGTTGTAGTTATCGTATCTCTTTCCTTTTTCGCATGCCCCCTCCCAATTACACATTGTTAAATCtc
This sequence is a window from Nicotiana sylvestris chromosome 3, ASM39365v2, whole genome shotgun sequence. Protein-coding genes within it:
- the LOC138887091 gene encoding uncharacterized protein, with product MAPYEALYGRQCLLPVECFELGEARLLGTYIVQDALDKVKITHNQLCTVQSMQKSYADRRVRDAAFTVGESVFLWISPMKGVMRFGKKSKLSPRYIRPFEILERVGEVAYRLALPPSLLAVHLVFHVSMLQKYHIDLSYVLDFSSVQLDKDMIYEEESVAILARQVR